One Micromonospora sp. WMMD812 genomic window carries:
- a CDS encoding 2-phosphosulfolactate phosphatase, protein MTAAVYAQPGSGARFDWGLTGAAELGRVCAALVVVDVLSFTTAVEVAVSRGMRVHPFPWGEQAADYARRVGAVAAVGRRQASPEQPWSLSPAALSTAPVVADLVLPSPNGSAISAAASATGLPVVAACLRNARAVGRWLRRQGYGSSDAPVGVVAAGERWPDGSLRPSVEDQLGAASVLDALSGVPGGLSVEAAMALAALASTPDVPAAVRGCVSGRELVEHGFGGDVDIAVQVDVSDVVPLLRQGAFAAA, encoded by the coding sequence TTGACTGCCGCGGTCTACGCCCAACCCGGTTCCGGTGCCCGCTTCGACTGGGGCCTGACCGGCGCGGCCGAACTGGGCCGCGTCTGTGCCGCGCTGGTGGTGGTGGACGTGCTCTCGTTCACCACCGCCGTCGAGGTCGCGGTCAGCCGGGGCATGCGGGTGCACCCGTTCCCGTGGGGCGAACAGGCGGCCGACTACGCGCGCCGGGTCGGCGCCGTGGCAGCGGTCGGCCGCCGGCAGGCCAGCCCGGAGCAGCCGTGGTCGCTCTCGCCTGCGGCACTGAGCACCGCCCCGGTCGTCGCCGACCTCGTGCTGCCCTCGCCCAACGGCTCGGCGATCAGCGCCGCGGCCAGCGCCACCGGGCTCCCGGTGGTGGCGGCCTGCCTGCGCAACGCCCGCGCCGTCGGGCGATGGCTGCGCCGCCAGGGGTACGGCTCGTCGGACGCCCCGGTGGGCGTCGTCGCCGCCGGGGAGCGCTGGCCGGACGGGTCGCTGCGCCCCTCGGTGGAGGACCAGCTCGGCGCCGCCAGCGTGCTGGACGCGCTCTCCGGCGTACCGGGTGGGCTCTCCGTGGAGGCGGCCATGGCGCTCGCCGCGCTGGCCAGCACACCGGACGTACCGGCCGCGGTCCGCGGGTGCGTCTCCGGTCGGGAGCTGGTCGAGCACGGGTTCGGCGGGGACGTGGACATCGCCGTGCAGGTCGACGTGTCGGACGTGGTGCCGCTGCTGCGCCAGGGCGCGTTCGCCGCGGCCTGA
- a CDS encoding carboxypeptidase-like regulatory domain-containing protein: MSTHRRAWKQRAGVVVALVAGAIFALPATPALAAVSVTNVSASPGTVQAGGEVTVSYNLNADGQTVDVTVSSSNSKVQCTEGCDQGNVTESRTYTAKFKVADDAQNGSARITVRARAGGLGGSSEGSTTVTVTAKAAPPPPTQAQTVRSISGKVVVQANGDAVPNALVILQDTGGHRYDTTSDGSGNFRFTGTSDRPITPGRIDVGASFDDIRAIKSFNASAGQSISGQRISLAIKVEVTPSATPSATAEALPTEEPTAEEGTEETPEATEGAAANASNEDSGGGIGNYVIILLGGLLVAAGVGTIVLLWMKRKENPDDDADGAPAGPTGPGGGPAARGAYHGADDRTRVVNPVGAGPDPTMVGGAALSEAPTMMHRPVVDDVPPDPYGAPPQQYGAGGQQGWAGGGYGDEPAGYGANGYGNAPSSGGGYGNAPGSGGGYGAGGADGGYGNAPGYGAGGPGADGGYGNAPGSGGGYGAAPSSGGGYGSRDYTAPAGAAGYPPAPAGGGAGYGERYDEPTGRYTGDNTQYPAPADPYATGLYQQDQGQSQGYGQTESAPYGRGAEPTGGYDQRGGYDQGGYGQQGGYDQQNGYGQDAPTQRGGYDDRGYDQGGYGQQGGYGQEPSTQRSGYDDRGGYDQQGGGYYGDQNQGGRGRDAAPHQDRGGRRLDWLDD; this comes from the coding sequence GTGTCAACACACCGACGTGCCTGGAAGCAGCGGGCCGGTGTGGTCGTAGCGCTGGTTGCCGGCGCCATCTTCGCCCTCCCCGCCACACCAGCCCTGGCCGCCGTGAGCGTCACCAACGTCTCGGCCTCCCCCGGCACCGTCCAGGCGGGCGGAGAGGTCACGGTGAGCTACAACCTCAACGCCGACGGCCAGACGGTCGACGTCACGGTCAGCTCCAGCAACTCCAAGGTGCAGTGCACCGAGGGGTGTGACCAGGGCAATGTCACGGAGAGCCGCACCTACACGGCCAAGTTCAAGGTGGCCGACGACGCGCAGAACGGGTCCGCCCGCATCACGGTCCGGGCCAGGGCAGGCGGCCTCGGCGGCAGCAGCGAGGGCTCGACGACGGTCACGGTGACGGCCAAGGCGGCTCCGCCGCCGCCGACGCAGGCGCAGACCGTGCGGTCGATCTCCGGCAAGGTCGTCGTGCAGGCGAACGGCGACGCGGTGCCGAACGCCCTCGTGATCCTGCAGGACACCGGCGGCCACCGGTACGACACGACCAGTGACGGCAGCGGCAACTTCCGCTTCACCGGCACCTCGGACCGGCCGATCACTCCCGGCCGGATCGACGTCGGCGCCAGCTTCGACGACATCCGGGCCATCAAGAGCTTCAACGCCAGCGCCGGGCAGTCCATCAGCGGCCAGCGGATCAGTCTGGCGATCAAGGTCGAGGTGACGCCGAGCGCCACCCCGTCGGCCACCGCCGAGGCGCTGCCCACCGAGGAGCCCACCGCGGAGGAGGGCACGGAGGAGACGCCCGAGGCGACCGAGGGCGCGGCGGCCAACGCCTCCAACGAGGACTCCGGCGGCGGCATCGGCAACTACGTGATCATCCTGCTCGGCGGCCTGCTGGTCGCCGCGGGTGTCGGCACGATCGTCCTGCTCTGGATGAAGCGCAAGGAGAACCCGGACGACGACGCCGACGGCGCCCCGGCCGGCCCCACCGGTCCCGGCGGCGGGCCGGCCGCCCGCGGTGCCTACCACGGTGCGGACGACCGGACCCGGGTGGTCAACCCGGTCGGCGCCGGGCCGGACCCGACGATGGTCGGCGGCGCCGCGCTGAGCGAGGCGCCCACGATGATGCACCGCCCGGTGGTCGACGACGTCCCGCCGGACCCGTACGGTGCGCCTCCGCAGCAGTACGGCGCCGGCGGCCAGCAGGGCTGGGCCGGCGGTGGCTACGGCGACGAGCCGGCCGGCTACGGCGCGAACGGCTACGGCAACGCTCCCTCCTCGGGCGGCGGCTACGGCAACGCTCCGGGCTCCGGTGGCGGCTACGGCGCCGGCGGCGCGGACGGCGGCTACGGCAACGCCCCCGGCTACGGCGCGGGCGGTCCGGGCGCGGACGGCGGCTACGGCAACGCCCCCGGTTCCGGTGGCGGCTACGGTGCCGCGCCCTCCTCCGGCGGCGGCTACGGCAGCCGGGACTACACCGCCCCGGCCGGCGCGGCGGGCTACCCGCCGGCACCTGCCGGCGGCGGCGCGGGCTACGGCGAACGCTACGACGAGCCGACCGGTCGCTACACCGGCGACAACACGCAGTACCCCGCCCCGGCCGACCCGTACGCCACCGGGCTCTACCAGCAGGACCAGGGGCAGAGCCAGGGCTACGGCCAGACGGAGTCCGCGCCGTACGGCCGGGGGGCCGAGCCGACCGGCGGGTACGACCAGCGCGGCGGCTACGACCAGGGTGGTTACGGCCAGCAGGGCGGGTACGACCAGCAGAACGGCTACGGCCAGGACGCTCCGACGCAGCGCGGCGGCTACGACGACCGCGGCTACGACCAGGGCGGGTACGGCCAGCAGGGCGGCTACGGCCAGGAGCCCTCGACGCAGCGCAGCGGGTACGACGACCGCGGCGGCTACGACCAGCAGGGCGGCGGCTACTACGGCGACCAGAACCAGGGTGGCCGGGGTCGCGACGCCGCCCCCCACCAGGACCGGGGCGGCCGGCGGCTGGACTGGCTGGACGACTGA
- the purF gene encoding amidophosphoribosyltransferase: MPRGDGRLSHDLDPQRPGPQDACGVFGVWAPGEEVANLTYFGLYALQHRGQEAAGIAVSDGSGVVVYKDLGLVAQVFDEPTLASLRGHVAIGHARYSTTGGSTWENAQPTIRSTSAGTTIALAHNGNLVNTAELQREVAERGLAADGSTNDTSLVTMLLASRPDLSVEAAALEVLPQLRGAFSFVFMDESTLYAARDAHGVRPLVLGRLERGWVVASETAALDIVGASVVREVEPGELIAIDEDGLRSTRFAVPEPKGCLFEYVYIARPDATIAGRNVHAARVQIGRQLAKEHPVEADLVIPVPESGTPAAIGYAEESGITYGAGLMKNPYVGRTFIQPSQTLRQLGIRLKLNPLRENVRGKRLVVVDDSIVRGNTQRAIVRMLREAGALEVHVRISSPPVQWPCFYGIDFATRAELLANGLDNEGVRRSIGADTLGYVSLSGLIAATEQPKTRLCRACFDGEYPIELPAGNLIGKHVLEGVGRRVASGAPVDPERSTPPLVATSGGATVHRP; the protein is encoded by the coding sequence GTGCCCCGAGGCGACGGCCGGCTGAGCCACGACCTTGACCCCCAGCGACCCGGCCCCCAGGACGCCTGCGGCGTCTTCGGCGTCTGGGCCCCCGGGGAAGAGGTCGCCAACCTGACCTACTTCGGCCTCTACGCGCTCCAGCACCGTGGCCAGGAGGCCGCCGGCATCGCGGTGAGCGACGGCTCGGGCGTGGTGGTCTACAAGGATCTCGGCCTGGTCGCCCAGGTCTTCGACGAGCCGACCCTGGCCAGCCTGCGTGGGCATGTCGCGATCGGGCACGCGCGCTACTCCACCACCGGCGGGTCGACCTGGGAGAACGCCCAGCCGACCATCCGGTCGACCAGCGCCGGCACGACGATCGCGCTGGCCCACAACGGCAATCTGGTCAACACCGCCGAGCTCCAGCGCGAGGTCGCCGAGCGGGGCCTGGCCGCCGACGGCTCGACCAACGACACCTCGCTGGTGACGATGCTGCTGGCCAGCCGGCCGGATCTCTCCGTCGAGGCGGCCGCGCTGGAGGTGCTGCCGCAGCTCCGCGGCGCGTTCAGCTTCGTGTTCATGGACGAGTCGACGCTCTACGCGGCCCGCGACGCCCACGGCGTCCGCCCGCTGGTGCTCGGCCGACTGGAGCGCGGCTGGGTGGTGGCCAGCGAGACCGCCGCCCTCGACATCGTGGGCGCCTCCGTGGTCCGCGAGGTCGAGCCGGGCGAGCTCATCGCCATCGACGAGGACGGGCTGCGCTCCACCCGGTTCGCCGTGCCGGAGCCGAAGGGCTGCCTCTTCGAGTACGTCTACATCGCCCGTCCGGACGCCACGATCGCCGGGCGGAACGTGCACGCCGCCCGGGTGCAGATCGGCCGCCAGCTGGCCAAGGAGCACCCGGTCGAGGCCGACCTGGTCATCCCGGTGCCGGAGTCCGGCACCCCGGCCGCGATCGGCTACGCGGAGGAGTCCGGGATCACCTACGGCGCCGGCCTGATGAAGAACCCGTACGTCGGGCGCACCTTCATCCAGCCGTCGCAGACCCTGCGTCAGCTCGGCATCCGGCTCAAGCTCAACCCGCTGCGGGAGAACGTGCGGGGCAAGCGGCTGGTCGTGGTCGACGACTCGATCGTGCGCGGCAACACCCAGCGGGCCATCGTGCGGATGCTGCGCGAGGCGGGCGCGCTCGAGGTGCACGTGCGGATCTCCTCGCCGCCGGTCCAGTGGCCGTGCTTCTACGGCATCGACTTCGCCACCCGCGCCGAGCTGCTGGCCAATGGGCTCGACAACGAGGGCGTCCGGCGCTCGATCGGCGCCGACACGCTGGGCTACGTCTCGCTGTCCGGCCTGATCGCCGCGACCGAGCAGCCGAAGACCCGGCTCTGCCGGGCGTGTTTCGATGGGGAGTACCCCATCGAGCTGCCGGCGGGCAATCTGATCGGCAAGCACGTGCTCGAAGGGGTGGGCCGGCGGGTCGCCAGCGGCGCCCCGGTCGACCCGGAGCGCAGCACTCCTCCGCTCGTCGCCACTTCGGGCGGCGCCACCGTCCACCGCCCGTAG
- a CDS encoding sterol carrier family protein yields MSSPHVKSAAVTAVLSALDEGRTPERPALREAVRTLLAALAERAPGRSVEVRVPPYGAIQCVPGPRHTRGTPPNVVEMDAETWLALATGRLSWAEAVTEGRVRVSGIRADLSAHLPL; encoded by the coding sequence ATGTCCTCTCCGCACGTTAAGTCCGCCGCAGTCACGGCGGTGTTGTCGGCGCTCGATGAGGGGCGTACGCCCGAACGGCCGGCCCTCCGGGAGGCGGTCCGGACGTTGTTGGCCGCCCTCGCGGAGCGCGCCCCCGGCCGATCGGTGGAGGTGCGTGTCCCACCATACGGCGCGATCCAGTGCGTACCCGGTCCCCGACACACCCGCGGCACCCCGCCGAACGTGGTGGAAATGGACGCGGAGACCTGGCTGGCGCTCGCCACCGGGCGACTCTCGTGGGCGGAGGCGGTCACCGAGGGTCGCGTACGGGTGAGTGGGATCCGGGCAGACCTTTCCGCCCATCTGCCGCTCTAG